A DNA window from Leopardus geoffroyi isolate Oge1 chromosome A1, O.geoffroyi_Oge1_pat1.0, whole genome shotgun sequence contains the following coding sequences:
- the TNFSF13B gene encoding tumor necrosis factor ligand superfamily member 13B isoform X2 translates to MEGPVPGRPITHWGPGCSWADAGRPRGALPGATAQPGHVVGVGPQQAPLTGNDPFPAATFSKGPDLPSPPSAMEGCAEGERSRLRPRPERGEEMKVKEPPGSRPKDAALLAVTLLLALTSCCLSVVSLCRVAVLQAELGSLRTELRGPREPRELRAEPGPPRAGAATPGASGARLAPAVPSALKGIFAPAPAGESNSSQSGRRKRAALGPEDTVIQDCLQLIADSDTPTIRKELLCCLCIWRSTTSPTPHALTLPGRHFHWSAVLNISHSKARQEQGPLCFLLSLLEEKNLFSASPQSYKTKQNKTKQNKTKQNAGYKRLSCPFLCF, encoded by the exons ATGGAAGGGCCGGTGCCAGGAAGACCTATCACCCACTGGGGGCCGGGATGCAGCTGGGCAGACGCGGGGAGACCCCGGGGAGCTCTCCCGGGGGCCACGGCACAGCCAGGCCATGTAGTCGGTGTGGGACCTCAGCAAGCACCGCTCACAGGAAATGATCCCTTCCCTGCGGCCACTTTCTCGAAAGGCCCGGACCTTCCAAGTCCCCCGAGTGCCATGGAGGGCTGCGCGGAAGGCGAGCGGTCACGCCTTCGTCCTCGCCCggagaggggagaagaaatgaaagtgaagGAGCCTCCCGGCTCGCGCCCCAAAGACGCAGCGCTGCTGGCCGTGACCCTGCTGCTGGCGCTCACGTCCTGCTGCCTGTCGGTGGTGTCCCTGTGCAGGGTGGCCGTCCTGCAAGCCGAGCTGGGGAGCCTGCGGACGGAGCTGCGGGGGCCCCGGGAGCCCCGCGAGCTTCGGGCTGAGCCGGGCCCTCCCAGGGCGGGGGCCGCAACCCCCGGGGCGTCCGGCGCGCGCCTGGCCCCCGCGGTCCCCAGCGCGCTGAAA GGGATCTTTGCACCAGCCCCGGCGGGAGAGAGCAACTCCAGCCAGAGCGGCAGAAGGAAGCGCGCCGCTCTGGGTCCCGAAGACACAG tcaTTCAAGACTGCTTGCAACTGATCGCAGACAGCGACACACCTACTATACGAAAAG AGTTGCTTTGTTGCCTCTGCATTTGGAGAAGCACTACCTCTCCTACTCCCCATGCACTGACTCTCCCTGGAAGACACTTCCATTGGTCAGCAGTGCTTAATATCAGCCACTCTAAGGCCAGGCAGGAGCAAGGTCCCCtttgcttcctcctttccctcctggaGGAAAAGAATctgttctctgcttctcctcagtcatacaaaacaaaacaaaacaaaacaaaacaaaacaaaacaaaacaaaacgctgGGTATAAGAGACTGTCCtgtccttttctttgtttctaa